One genomic segment of Vulpes vulpes isolate BD-2025 chromosome 2, VulVul3, whole genome shotgun sequence includes these proteins:
- the CDA gene encoding cytidine deaminase — MAHERPASALEPELVQRLLLSCQEAKKSAYCPYSHFPVGAAILTQDGRIFSGCNIENVCYPLGVCAERTAIQKAISEGHREFRAIAISSDLQDDFISPCGACRQFMREFGSNWVVYMTKPDGTYVVSTVLELLPAPFGSIGWQKVQ, encoded by the exons ATGGCCCACGAGCGTCCCGCCAGCGCCCTGGAGCCCGAGCTCGTGCAGCGGCTGCTGCTCTCCTGCCAGGAGGCCAAGAAGTCCGCCTACTGCCCCTACAGTCACTTCCCCGTGGGGGCCGCGATCCTCACTCAGGACGGGAGGATCTTCTCCG GGTGCAACATAGAAAATGTCTGTTACCCACTGGGCGTCTGTGCGGAGCGGACCGCCATCCAGAAAGCCATCTCAGAAGGGCACAGAGAGTTCAGGGCAATTGCTATCTCCAG TGACCTGCAAGATGACTTTATCTCACCATGTGGGGCCTGCAGACAATTCATGAGAGAG TTTGGCAGCAACTGGGTTGTCTACATGACCAAGCCGGATGGCACGTATGTTGTCAGTACAGTGCTGGAGCTGCTACCTGCCCCCTTCGGGTCCATAGGCTGGCAGAAGGTCCAGTGA